The Bombus affinis isolate iyBomAffi1 chromosome 15, iyBomAffi1.2, whole genome shotgun sequence DNA segment CTGACTCTTTCCGTTACGATAGAACCTTGACCACCCGAATTTAATCACGTTATATTAGACCAtcgaatttttcaaataatcaattATACATACAATCGTATAGTAATTACGTCGATGCGTAAGTAATATAAGTAATTTTGTAACAAAGTGCAGAATTTTTAGTTTTCGAGTCAGATACACAGACTTCGCTCGTCGGTAGTTGTACGTAGATTTTCGCGACTAACTGTACATTCGTCTTAGCGtttatttaatacaattttGTAGCTTTTCCTTTTACTACGATTATTATTGCTATACAATTTTGttgaatgtataataatatcgtataataatacatagttttattaaaaattatactacTTCTCAAACCTAACTTTGAAACATAATCTTGTCAAAAATAACTTGGACCAAATTATAAACTCAGTGCCATGTTTTCATAAAACGGTTGAATGTCGCGAAGAAAAATTCTCAAGAGGTTGGTGCTTAATGGAAAATTCAATAAACGGGAAGAAAACGCTCGGTATCAGCACTTACAAAGACATAAGGTCCCTCGAAATCGCTTTACCACAGGAATTTAATCACCCAGCACCGTTCTCCAGGCCGGATACCGGAAACCCAAAGCCTCTGACGGCTCGCGCAGCGCTAAACAAATCATCGTGCCGTGAATCGccgataaattataataaagcgGCTTGGAACGTAAATACTGCGAGGCTGGTTTCCGGCTGTATTGGCCTCTCCGTGCTCTCCCGGTGTTTTCGAGATATCGATGTTTTCCGTTTTCACGCATACGCGTTCTCGCTACATACACAAAGTGGATCAAGTATCTATTCTACACAACGCGGGTCTAAATTCGTAGTACGAGCGAAGCTACGAAGATTCTATGGCTCGAAACAAgacgaaaatcaagaataacaaaattatgtcgAAGGTTTCATTTTTGTGAAAATGGACTTTGGAAAGCTGCCAAGTACGCGTGTACTTGGCTAATTCCCGATTGGGTAAGAGCGGTTcttggaaaattaaaaattccataactaacaattttgaaaatttgaaaatcgttgAAACAAACAGTTCAGAAATATCGAGATTTCGAAGTTTCACGAACAAAAGATTTAGAAGATTGTAAATTTCATAATTTAGACATTTGAAAACGTGAAAATTTTTGAATTCAAAGATTCGGGAACTTGGGGATGTAGCAACGTAACAAACGAGAGATTCGACAAACTAGAAATTCGGAAATTTAGAAGTTTTTCGATTCAAAGGTTCGGATATTTGGAAATTTAGAAATGTAACGAACAAAAGACTCGGAAAATTGGATATTCGATAATTTAGAGGTCCAGAAATTAAAGAATTTGTAGTTTGAAAAtgtagaaatttgaaaaattaaagaatttatCGGCTTGTAGATTTAGAATACGAGAATTTTCAGAAGTTTGCAGAAGTAGCGGCAAAAATCTAGACGTCAGACGCCAGAAAGCAATGTAAAAAGGGTAAACAACTTTAACGTCCACGATTCTCGGATATTCACGGCTCTTTTCGCCTTTCGTAATCCTTCGAATACGATCCATAATTTGATGGAACGAGATTCCCAGAAGGGTTGCTCGTAAAATCTCGCCTGGAAAATGATCGTAGGCGATATCGTCGGAAACTTTTGACTTCCCTTCAGCGATCTTTACGACGCTCGACAGGTGTCGAAGGGTCGACGGTAACTTATAGTCGATTAAGTAATTAATATCGTACTCTCGCGAGAACACGCTCGATCAGgcattcctttctttttatagTCAACGCGCGTTCAACTTTACACTTGGTGACTGACGACCGTTGATTCTGAGAGgggattttaattaaaatactcGCGGTTGATGCTGTTACAAAATGTTACCGAACTGTAGATAAGATcaggttctttttttttttttttttttattgggaTTTTCTAAATCGAATCTGCTTAAAGATTATAGATAGATGCAGTaactcgcgaaagtattcgaacatttacCACAGAAAAGGATATagtagaactccatttatcAGAACTTGTCGGAGAACAAACAGTTTATATACaattggagttcgtataatAGGAGCTCGTCAATTATCTCTACCATTTACCATTTTTCGCTCATATAATAGGAGCTCAGGTTCAGATAAATGAATTCAACCGGCAAAACTTCATTTAATCGGGCATTaactaaaattttgttcggacaAACGGAGTTTATATAAACAGAATTCTACTGTAAATATATCGCGCCTCTTATTACAATATCATGAATGACTCGACAGATTATAGAGATCCATAATTGAACGTAAAATCGTTATGTAATTGTGAAGATGATGAATCAAGTTCAGAGCGTGATTACGTTATTGTACTATATTTGTTATAACAGTCGTTATCATAATCTGATGCTTTTAACACGACTAAGAACAAGAGAAAGACACAGTCGATACATTTTTTTTCACGAACGAGTGAAAATTTACGTGTTGGCGGCTTTTTTCAATGAGACGAAAGGAAGGATACGGAAGAAACGGCGACTTTTCTTGTTTCATAGGTTACGGAAACATTTGTCCAAAGACGAAATGGGGCAAAGTGGTGACCATAGTGTACGCCATAATAGGCCTGCCACTTTTCTTGCTATATCTAAGCAACATCGGTGACATTCTTGCGAAAAGCTTCAAATGGACCTACGCTCGTTGCTGTCTGTGCAAGTAAGTATTCTCCTTTTCCTcttatatcgttttatttcaTCCATTTCTACTTTTATTTGATCGTTAACGGAAACCTTAAAATTCGATTTGTAAAACCATCGTTGTTAGGTCAATCTACTTAATTGTTCAaggattaaagaaatttgctttttcttttcttttagatCCAGAGAATTCTGGTACTTTTGCTTCTTTTTCCTTCGATAGGGattttttcttactttttttctttaaagatgTCGCAGAAGGCCATTAGAGACGATGCCAAGAGGAAATACTCACGATGACGCGGATGTAAGGAGAAATCATTGGCAAGTAAGTTTCGTGTTAAAATTTCGTTAACGTGTGCTCGTAAATTGATGTACAAATTCCCTTTGTATTAGAAAAGTAATATTTGCGAAAAATTCTGTACTCGCGCAAAATTCTCAgacaaataattataaaatcagAAAACGGTAGAATTTTACGATGATATAGAGACATTTGTCGATAGATGGTTGACATAGATGGAAGAGAAGTTGATTCGTTCAGCGTGGACAAGAATATTTCCTTGGAAAAACACGATACGAAAGAGGAAAATGACGATGACAGTAATAGCAGTAGTTATGATCCTCAACAAGTCACCGTACCTTTGACACTATGTGTCGCCATAATGGTCGGGTGAGtcgttaatatttaattaaccgGTATTTACAAGTACTTTTGACCAAGTAAACGATTGAAACATATAAATATCGATAAATATTGAAACATGTAATAAATAAAGTTTTGTATCGAGAGGCTCGCGCGTTGATATCCGCTACATGTAAATTAGAAAGAgctgaaatataataatatacacgTAACGTCTACATAGATCTTAATATTCTTGGCAAAGAAAATTTCCTTTTCTGATAATCACAGACACGAATTAACAAATTCGTTGATCTATCGAAAGAGAATCGCGATTACGAACGATCGTGTCATTTGGAGGGACTTTTCAGGTACATTTGGGCCGGAGCCATCTTGTTTTCCGAATGGGAAGACTGGAACATGTTGGACGGTTCTTATTTCTGCTTCGTCTCCCTGTCGACCATAGGTTTCGGCGACATCGTGCCGGGTGACAAAATCTACGCGGCCCAGGGCCTCGATTTATCCTTCATCTTCTGCTCCATGTACCTAATGCTCGGTGAGTGCAGACCGACCTCACAATTTTATAGGTTTCGACGTTTAATGCTTCCAATTCCCTACGGACATTCACTTTTTCCATCCTCGTCCACTTttgtcttctttctcttctcctttcaatctttagataaataaaaatcaCGTGCATTCGCAAAGTTTTCGAGTTACCAATTCGTAAATTGTGTCGTAAATGaattacaaaaattttattccacatttccCATCTAGCTGTTTCTCATCTGTCTCGGTTTGCAGCAATCTTTAACGTATACGGATATCGCGTTCTTAATTTTTGTATAACATTTCAGAATTTTGATACATTTAACTTGCAtatcatttaaaatatttaaattatattccaGCAAAGGGATTCTCGATATTCacaatatcaaataaaataacaataaataaaatatcaaatatcaaataaaaagaaacacaTGAAATTGTACGTTagataaatacaattttattttatttttttaagaaataaaatctATGTATAGTACAGTGGATATTATACTTTTTATCTTTCGAATATTAAAACGATCTCCCCTTTCAAATATTTGACATTAACATTTACAAgactttcaaaataaacgaaattcaATTTTAATCAAATACACATGTACctattaaattttcaatatcatttttctgaaaaataaattgacgaatatttttcatttttttgatttttttttttttttttttttttcataaagGTCCACCACTTTTCCTAGATACCATCTACGACAAGGGTAACCTCCCGTATAGATCTTTGAGTCCACTAGACGAGTGTTTCGTCTCGTGTCCTGTTTGAATTGATATTTATGAAAGGGTTGAACTATGTCATCGTGACGAAATCCTAACGGCAGTTAATGTGTGTCGCGATTTAATAGTTCTAGTCAGGCCGATTTCCAAGCACGTGGACTTGACGACACGACAACGAACGTTTCGCTTAACAACGTTCTCGTTGATCCGATTCATTGAACGAATAATGTAATACAAGCTCAGAGGAACTGCGCGCTCCATTTTATCCTATAAATAAACGCATTTACGAACGATCGATTTCGATCCACGTATTGATCCCGACAGAGACGACTGCTTCTACCGTGATTTATCACTACGTCATTCGATCGTGTTTGAAATTTGAGAACAGATTGCTATTGTTCCCATTGTTTTATCCGTTTCTGTGATCGGCACATCACGGAAATCAGTTTCTCACTTATTTTTATAGAacgaattatatttctttatttctgtACCTTTTTTTGGCAAAGTGCAAGGTGGATGTTGATGCAGATGCTGCTTTCAAcgtttttttgtttttcaaaTATCGAATATATATTCCATATCTTGTTATATTCGCAAATATGTACAAGATGTACAGTCTCGAAGCAGCCATTTTTGTGGCATTTCCAATAATCGCACGAAAGAACGTTGGAAACAAAAATTGCTCGGCCTCGACTTGGCTACAAACTGCGATAAaggaatttttcaaaaatttgctTTCTCCATAAACTAGGTCTAAGGATTGTACACGCTGTATAGGCGCGTGTATATTTTCTTCGCTTCGAACGATCGAGGTTTGAACGTTCGTCATCCGTCATCCGAAgatcaaatatttttttcaagctTTTTTCTTACAATCGTTTCATCTTTGTTAACGACGCTTCGTTTACGCGATCGgcttttattagaatattcatTAATTAATCATCAGAGCAGAAACCGACGAATCTCTTTAAATCCTAAAAGCTTCGTGGAAAAAAGCCGCGGaacgaatgaaaaataaaatcgtCCACTCCATCGATCAGAAAACTATCGATGCACGGCACACCAACACATATTTGAGCAAGTTTTCGCTGGACGAACACCGAAACCGTCGCCGTAATTGTTTCTTTGGCAACGTGACAATTGGATCGCCGCGGATTTCCGATGGAAACACGATGTCGCGTGGCCAGACTTGGTCGTTTTCAAAGAGATCGACAGCTTTAATTTGGCCAACGGTACAAAATATTCACTTCAAACGGTATCCATTCGCTGGTTAAATTTCCACAGAGGGCATATACCGATAATATCACGTataaatagaatatttcgtAAAAATGTTTGTCGAAAAATTCAGATTATGATACAAATTCCGATAGTGGTTTATTTTAGATTCTTTAGTTTTGTCGATTCCCGAAATTGAAACTTGGAATCGAGAGTTTAATACGAATTTGTCCGTCTTTGTCTTTAtccaatttttcaaaaattcacgagaattttatatattttgtccTGTCAACTGTCAAGAGGTTGAAGTACTCTAAACCGTAagctttttaattttaatctttgcaaaatattatattatatttacgcACCTTTTCCTAACCATATTATCTAAATCGTTCACGCTGTTAAAAACGTTTTTGTCCACGAGATTTATCTTGTTTTAATCATTCCAAGAAATTTAGCGAAACGTAGGTCATCGATGGCCACTATGGGCGGTCAACGTCTCGATGATAAATAAAAATCTTCCGTCGTTTAAAATTCGTCGACTCTTCGATGCTCGCACGACCGTAGGTACACACTTACGCGGTGGCGTGGTTAATGAATCGAGGGCCAAAGTGTCGCGAAGCGTGTCAAGGGTCAGGAGGATCGATTGCTTTTTAGCCGTCCGCCACTTTGTACGTGGCCAGACAAAAGTTTGACAACTAGCCCGAATTCTTCTTTCTATTTTAGCTTTTTTGAGGTTTACCCCGTGTCGTATCACAGGTAGTAGAGAAATTCGATTTTTCGATTGGCGTTTATGCGGCAATGGGAACGAGTCTCTTTGAAGCGGTCCTTTTTTCGAGTAGCGAATCGAATCCACGGCCATTTTATAGTCGTTCCTGTCTGAGCGTTGGTTTACGTCGAATGGACGTCGATCGAGCAtggatattattatattatagtgctataaagaaaaaaagaaaaaaaaatagaaaatcgtgCTATATAATACAAGAATCGTTcaagaaacaaaggaaatataaTTCTTTGTTTCAAGCAGAACAGATCTTTTTGTTTATTCTGCTTTCCTTTGGAACGACGCTAGACattgttatattataacgttcCAAGGAATAGAAAATTATACTACAAGTACTCTTCGAGAAACAAAGAAAGTCTCGAGTCTTTTCGTTATTATAGCACGCGGATATTATTATAGCACAATAGTTTGGCAAATAGAAAATTGCGTTATAAAAATCctcgaagaaacgaagaaagtaTGATTTTTTGATCTCAACGCGTCAAGTCTATTAATTTCGAAAGAATATACGAGGACAGATTGAAAAGTTTTCAACCCGCTCTCCTAATGAAACAATCTACTCACCTTTTTCGCGAGAATTCTCTTTACGTatatattcaaagattcgcgaAACTAACATAAACTGAATGTAACTTTCATTTACAAAGGTAAACATTTGCAAAGCAAAAAGTAGCACTGAAAGTAACATTAACTTACCAGTAGGCACAAGCGTCATTAAAAATAGACTAATAGCAAAGTAATACGTTTTAGGTATGGCATTGATCGCGATGTGCTTCAACTTGATGCAAGAGGAAGTGATCGCGAAGGTGCGCGCGTTCGTGCGTACCATTAAATACATATTCCGATGCGACAGGTGACCATAACCGGTCTCAGCCACGTTCTGCTCCTCTACGACGCTCGGTAAGTCGAAACTCGTTTCGTTTTATTCATGATACACAGTTTCGTTCGAAGCAAATCGTACTTTGAGATTGGTCCTCCAGAGAACACGCTGTCCGAACGAATCGGAAATTTAAGTAGACGCGCGTCAGGTGTCAGAAATATTTCCAAGAAAACGCGAAATATTAGAAATCGCGTGATTTTGATGGAAAGAAAAGGATataagaataatttatttattaacgcAATAATTCACTGATTTATTTATACGTAGTAGGTAGCGACGATGTCGATACTTTTGTCGACGTTTGTAACTTTATGCACAATATATAAAAAGACTAGTCAAAATATCCAATGTTCCCATGCCTTGTTTTTATGCAAAGATTTCATTTTCGATTATTCGATTTTCCATCCTAAACGTATAAACTAAAATGTCACAAAAGTCGTGTTTCTTAATTTCATTTCGTTTAGCCTTTTTCAAGTTTTGACAGCTTTTAATTCGCTCGAAGCTCGCTCGTATCGAAAACGGAACACGGGTGGACAGCTCTCTAgtaaaattacgaaaaataagaaactaaaaaaaaaaaaaaacattgtgGAAATGATAAAAAGTAATTCGCTTTAGGAGGAATTGATCGATTTTCCGTTATAAATAGCGAACAGTgaaagatagaaaaaatatgTTACAGACGAAAGTTACTTCTTTGAATTATCATTTggtaaaatatttatcaatgttacagcgagttataacgtaaaatcgGAAGATGGCCGGATTTTCAGTGGTCGATTTCATCCCCTTGCTACGGCGAATTTGGGCAGCAAAGAAAATTACACGATACATACCTATATTTCACGTACATCTACATATCCCCAGAGTTctataattttttcaatttgCGAACTGGGGACTTTACCACGTTAGACAAATTCGCTACAGAAAATTTCACCAAAGAAATCTAGAaactagaaaagaaaaaagaaggcaCAGAATTTTCTACGTTTCTCTACGCTGCGAATTAATTTGTAACAACTTTCACGACAGGATCACGATGACGATTCAATAACTCGGTATCGAACGGAATTCGCGTTATGCCTTAATCTCGCCTTAGAGAAAACCACAGAAATCCTTGGGACGCGATAAATACGATATACGCGCGAGCTATTTTCGAAAAAATGTGCCGTCTTCCGGCGAAAGCACGCGGCGCGAAGAAACGAGGAGAGAAGTTGTTTCTCTTGGCGGCGAATCGCAGAATAGATAAAGAAGAAGCAAAAAGGAGATAGTAGGTGAAAAATGAAGCCTTCTTTCGAGAGGAAATATAATGGGGGCGTGAAGCGATCGATCGACGGGAATTTAGCGCGCCGAAAGATCGAGCTGAAACGCTCGTTTACGCTTTCAAAGACATTGCTTTCATTTCCTCCGAGCGATGGAATATCCAGCCGGGGCAAAGAAAAGCGTTAAAAATGGAAGATTTCATTATTATGCGACACCGTCTACAGTTTCATTAAATACCCAAGTTATTAACCGGGGTTATTAATTTTGTTCCTCGCTTTTGTTCTTATTACGAGATTTATAATTGCATGGAAAATTGTGGATGGATGTGATTAAAATCTTTCTCATTTTGTTCTCGAAGAATAAGATTTAACAATCTGGCCACTCTTGCGCGATAATTAACcaaataataattatagaaattGGAAACTAGAAGCACATTGACATCGGCAGACGCGAATCGGCGAATCTTGTGTTTTTCGAGCGTTACCGACGGCAGACGTAaa contains these protein-coding regions:
- the LOC126925147 gene encoding potassium channel subfamily K member 16, with the translated sequence MEGDRASYSTSNRNWQRGNYRVRGGRRRKRRRKPWGERIADWTRALIAFLFSNVGIVCLVVGYTIAGAFLFTHIEGRNNLDIVGDVIRLRNVTAATLWELTSKENVFSERIWKAKVKAILENYQKKMVMAIKNGYDGGEENKRWSFAGAFLYSLTVITTIGYGNICPKTKWGKVVTIVYAIIGLPLFLLYLSNIGDILAKSFKWTYARCCLCKCRRRPLETMPRGNTHDDADVRRNHWQMVDIDGREVDSFSVDKNISLEKHDTKEENDDDSNSSSYDPQQVTVPLTLCVAIMVGYIWAGAILFSEWEDWNMLDGSYFCFVSLSTIGFGDIVPGDKIYAAQGLDLSFIFCSMYLMLGMALIAMCFNLMQEEVIAKVRAFVRTIKYIFRCDR